The DNA window ACCTTCTGGAAGATGAACCAATGAAAGTTCCACCCAGCATTATCGCTGAATTCAGATATCTCCTTGCTAAAAGCGACGAAGACGTAAAGAAGGGCTTTCTGAGAATAAACGATGAAATTCTTATATTTTCTTCGAGACCGATACTACACAGCAATGAAACCGGACCGTTTGTTGGAACGCTGATATTTGCGAGAGTTCTGGATGAAGAGATAATCAATGCGGTTCGAGAGATTTCTGGAATCAATGTCTCTATCTCGTTGACTGCTAAAAATAATACTGAGACTACACAGAAATTCGTAATGGCTACTTATCCTTTAAAAGACTACAGGGGTGAGCAGATAGCGAGCATAGTAGTGTTGAAGGATAGAATTGCCAGAAATATCCTCTATCAGTTTTACTTACCCTTCGCATTATCTGCTGGAGTGGTCGGAGGGATAGTCATTCTTAGCTATCTTGTTTTTGTTAAAAAATACGTTGTCAAGAGACTTGAAAATGTTACGAGCACTCTGCAAGACATTACTTTGAAAGAGGATTTCGAGAGAAGAGTTTCCGATACTGGCGACGACGAAATAGCTGTGCTGAGTAGGAACATTAACGTTCTACTCGACAAAATCTCAAAAAATTTAAAGGAAATCAAGAGTTTGAACGACGATTTAAGGCTAATTAATAGAATAATGCGGCATGACATTTTGAATTCTCTGACAGCGATTCAGTTTTATGCCGACCTTCTGGAGGAAGAGTATAAGAAGGATTACGTAGGGAAAATTAAAGAGAGCACAGAAAAAATTGTTGATCTTATAAAGAGAATTAGAGTTTTCGAACTTTCCTTAGAAAAAGGAATTAAAATGAAACCTGTGGATTTGGAAGAGATAATTCTCGAACTTTCCAAAGAGTACGGGGTTGAAGCTGTTGTTAAGGGAGATCTTAAGGTTTTAGCCGACGACTCTATCAAAAATGTCTTCGACAACCTCATATCGAACTCCGTAAAACATGGAAGAGCAAAAAGAATTTTTGTTGAAGGCAAGAGAGAAGGGGATTTTGCGATTATAACTTTCTACGACGATGGAATCGGAATTAGGGAAGATATAGCGGATAAAATATTCGAAGAGGGTGTAACCACTGGAGGAAGTGGTTTAGGGCTCTACATAGCTAAAAGAATCCTTGAAAAATACGGTGGGGAGATAACATTAGCGGATCGAAAACAAGCTAAGTTCCTAATAAAATTAAAGGCATCGTAAACATTTAAATTTCCAGCAGCATCTACTTGAAAAGATGAGTTTCAGTGCCAAAGAGCTGCCCACAGTCCTGACCGCTCAGGAAATAATCGATAAAGCTTACAGAAGGGCATCAAGGGTAGGAGGAAGAACGAGTAAGGAGAGAGCTTTAAACAAGCTCGCTACTATATCCAACGTGTTGAGAGACTACTTTAAAAAAGTTGTTGAAGCTCATCCCTCTTACGATAATCTGCCCCCTTTTTACAGAGAGATGATAGACATTATAGTCGGAGTCAGGAGGATAAAAAAGAGCTTGGCAGCTATAGCATGGGCTGACAGAATGACTCAAAAAGTAATAAGCAAAGGTGTCGCTCAGATAAAAGGCGGAAAGGATCCGAGGATCGTGCTGAAGGAGGTTTATGGGAGAGTTGCTTCCATAATCGAGCAGATAGACGACGAGCTTAAATTTTTAAACGAGGCAAGAGAAAAACTCAAGGAGATTCCTACGCTAAGCGAAGACTTTACGGTAGTTTTAGCGGGCTACCCTAACGTTGGAAAGAGCAGCATAATAGCCGAAATATCCTCAGTAAAGCCGGAGGTGGCGAGCTACCCTTTCACTACGAAGAAGATAAGCGTTGGGTTTGTCGAAGATAAGGACGTAAGAATCCAAGTTATAGACACTCCCGGAATCCTCGACAGACCAATCTCCAGAAGAAACGAGATAGAGAAAAGAGCGATAGTCGCTTTAAAACACCTCGCCGATCTGATCGTCTTCGTAATAGACCCAACGGAAACCTGTGGCTATTCATTGGAAAATCAGCTCAACTTGTTGAGAGAGGTGAAAGAGACTTTCAAAAAGCCCTTAATTGAAATATACAGCAAATCCGACCTTCACGATTTCAAAGACAGGATGAGAGTTTCGGTTGTGACGAAAGAGGGGATAGCTGAGCTCCTCAACCTGATAAAGGAAGAAGCGAGGAAATCAAAAAGCCGAGGATAGCCGCGGAATTTAAATAAGGTAACCCGGGAGTCGGTTTATCCACTTTTTTGAGCAGAAGAATTAGAGCAGCCGAACTGAAAGCCAGAGTGAAAATCGCCTGAATTAAGGAGGAGTAGTAAGCGGAAGATATGAAGAGGACATTCGGAATCACCACATCCCCTACACCCATGTAAGAG is part of the Ferroglobus placidus DSM 10642 genome and encodes:
- a CDS encoding sensor histidine kinase; its protein translation is MRSNWVNETYPTLGINYAIYFDKRGNVVFAGGYNLLEDEPMKVPPSIIAEFRYLLAKSDEDVKKGFLRINDEILIFSSRPILHSNETGPFVGTLIFARVLDEEIINAVREISGINVSISLTAKNNTETTQKFVMATYPLKDYRGEQIASIVVLKDRIARNILYQFYLPFALSAGVVGGIVILSYLVFVKKYVVKRLENVTSTLQDITLKEDFERRVSDTGDDEIAVLSRNINVLLDKISKNLKEIKSLNDDLRLINRIMRHDILNSLTAIQFYADLLEEEYKKDYVGKIKESTEKIVDLIKRIRVFELSLEKGIKMKPVDLEEIILELSKEYGVEAVVKGDLKVLADDSIKNVFDNLISNSVKHGRAKRIFVEGKREGDFAIITFYDDGIGIREDIADKIFEEGVTTGGSGLGLYIAKRILEKYGGEITLADRKQAKFLIKLKAS
- a CDS encoding NOG1 family protein, translated to MSFSAKELPTVLTAQEIIDKAYRRASRVGGRTSKERALNKLATISNVLRDYFKKVVEAHPSYDNLPPFYREMIDIIVGVRRIKKSLAAIAWADRMTQKVISKGVAQIKGGKDPRIVLKEVYGRVASIIEQIDDELKFLNEAREKLKEIPTLSEDFTVVLAGYPNVGKSSIIAEISSVKPEVASYPFTTKKISVGFVEDKDVRIQVIDTPGILDRPISRRNEIEKRAIVALKHLADLIVFVIDPTETCGYSLENQLNLLREVKETFKKPLIEIYSKSDLHDFKDRMRVSVVTKEGIAELLNLIKEEARKSKSRG